The Bacteroidales bacterium genomic interval ACATTATTCTTTGACGAATATAAAGGAAATCTGAAAAGCAGTAGTTTTTATGCCGAAAAAGCAGGTGTTTCGATTGATGTCATTGCAAAATTTGCAAAAACATACAATAATGAAATGAATGCCGTATTAATCTTTTCAGAAAAATATATTTCTTCAAATTGCAGTAAGGAATTATATAATTTAGCCATGATTACAGGCAAACTCGGCAAAACGGCATCCGGATTAATTTCTTTAAAAGAGAAAAACAATTCGCACGGATTATTTGACAATAATTGCTTTGCAAATGATAGTTTATTTGAAGGTTTAAACAACAATTCCTTTAAAAATCTTTTTATTTTCGGAGAAGACCCGATAGGATGTGCAATTAATTCCGGTGCAATGACAAATATGTTAAAAGTTGATTTTATTGTTGTACAAGATTATTTTATGACTGATACGGCAAAAACAGCGGATTTAATATTACCGGCAAGTATGCCGACAGAAACAGGCGGAAGTTTTACCAACACACAACGTGTATTACAAACTTTTGAAGCCGGGTTTGATGCAGAAACAGAACTCTCAAATAATGAGCAATTAATTGAGAGTTTAAAAACATTCGGAATTAACGGACTAAACTCACAAGAAGATATTTTCTTGGAAGCAGCAAAACACCTTCCGAAGTATGATAATAAAATGTTATTCAATATTACTGAAAATGACAATTTTAACAGACTGTTCGACTTTGGTTGTGATTATGTAAATAAAAAATTTGAAGTTGAATTTAAAAATTGCTTAAAAAAATAAAAACATATTTAATAATTTACTTAAATCCGGGAAAAAATGAAAAACAGAAGTTTAATTTTAATTATTTTTGTATTAGGAATCATTACTGTTTCTTCTTGCAAAAAAGATAAATTATTTGAACAGCCGACAATTGAAATTACAGGCTATACACTTAAAGAACTTCCCGGTGAATATACTTACTTGGAAATAGATATGATTGTTACAAATAATGACGACAGAGATGCTCACATTAAAGACGTGGAATATCAAGTTGAAATTGAAGGGGTTACATCTGAAACAGAAAAGCAAACTATAGATAAAGAAATTTCGGACACTCCTCTTGAACTCACGCTTCCTTTAACACTACTGACAAATGATGCCGTTAAGCTTTTAGCAAAGTTAGACGCAGGAGAACAATTAAATTATACAGCAACAGGAACATTTCATGTTGATGACCCCATATTAAAACTTTTTGATCTTCCTATTGATGTAACAGGTACTGCAAATGTTGAAGCAGGATTTGAAGATTTCTATGAACAACCCGAAGTAACGGTTGATAATATATCCGTAAAATACACGGGAACAAATAAAGCAGGAGCAACATTTGATTTTGATGTTGCATGCACCGTTCAAAACATGGATTCTCGCGGAATAACAATAGATGAAGTTGAATATGTCGTTTATATTGAAGGCATCAAATCAGTAACTCACCTTTATTCAGATTCTTATTCATCTGAATTTTCGATAGCAGGAAACGGAACAGAATCTCTTAATCTTCCCGTAACTTTAAATCTTAATTCCGAAGACGGCACAACACTTGCCCAAGCAATAGAAAGCGGAACAATTAACTATTCTGTTGAAGGAACTTTTCATGCCGTAAAAGTTGACGGCACAACTGTTGATTTTGTATTACCGCTTTATGTTACGGGAAATGTATCTGCCGATGTTGTAAGTAATCTTTTTCAACAACCTACAATTGAAATAACAGGCTATACACTTTTAGAGTTGCCGGGTGAATTTACTAATTTAGAAATAGCCATGATTGTAACCAACAATGACATAAGAGAGGCATTTATTAAAGATATAGAATACCAAGTAGATATAGAAGGAGTTATATCCGAAACTGAACAAGTTGTCATAAACCAAACTTTACTTACGGACACTCCTTTAAATCTGACTTTACCGTTAACTTTATTAACAACAGATGCTTTACAACTGCTTACAATATTAGATGCAGGGCAATCTTTGAACTATCATGCAACCGGAGTATTCCATGTTGACGAACCTGTTTTAGATTTATTTGACCTTCCCGTTGATATTACCGGAACAGCATCGGTAGATGTCGGTTTTGAAGACTTCTATGAGCAACCTGAAACAACAGTAAACAGCATTAACGGAAGCTATACAACAAGCGGTTTTCCCGTTCCTGTAAGTTATACTTTTGATTTAGATGTAAATTGCGACATTCAAAACATGGACAGTCGTGATGTTATTATTGATGAGGTTGAATATGTTGTTTATGTTGAAGGAAAACAATCTGAAACACACCTGTACTCTGACACATACTCGACAGACCTGTCTATAGCCGGAAACGGGACAGTATCATTAACGTTGCCTGTATTATTAATATTAAACTCAACGGAAGGACTCCAACTTGCACAAGCGTTATTAGACGGTTATGCAGATTATGTAATCGAAGGAACTTTTCATGTTATTAATGCTGACGGAACAGCAGCTGACTTTGTATTGCCGTTATACGATGAGGGAACGGTACCCGCATCTGTTGTTGCCGGAAAATAAACTACTTTATTTTAAGTTAAAAAGACAAAAACATAATTATTAAACTGTTTTTGTCTTTTTTTCTTTTGCTTTATTCTTGAATAATAAAATCTCTATTATTCAAGAACACAACAATATAAATTCATCTCTTTTTTTCTTTTAACTTTTTATTAACACTTGATAATTGTATTGTCTTATTTCCTATTTTTACAAACTCTGGTTTTCAACTTAACAAAAACACATATTATGCCTGAATTTACTCATTTACACCTACATACACAATATTCTCTGTTAGACGGAGCATCCTCCGTTCCTAAATTAATTAAAAGAGTAAAAGAATCAGGAATGAAATCCGTTGCCATAACAGATCACGGAAATATGTTCGGTGTAAAGTCTTTTCACAAAACGGCAATAAAAGAAGGAGTAAAACCTATATTGGGTTGTGAAGTATATGTTGCAAAAGAATCTCGATTCAGAAGAGAC includes:
- a CDS encoding LEA type 2 family protein — encoded protein: MKNRSLILIIFVLGIITVSSCKKDKLFEQPTIEITGYTLKELPGEYTYLEIDMIVTNNDDRDAHIKDVEYQVEIEGVTSETEKQTIDKEISDTPLELTLPLTLLTNDAVKLLAKLDAGEQLNYTATGTFHVDDPILKLFDLPIDVTGTANVEAGFEDFYEQPEVTVDNISVKYTGTNKAGATFDFDVACTVQNMDSRGITIDEVEYVVYIEGIKSVTHLYSDSYSSEFSIAGNGTESLNLPVTLNLNSEDGTTLAQAIESGTINYSVEGTFHAVKVDGTTVDFVLPLYVTGNVSADVVSNLFQQPTIEITGYTLLELPGEFTNLEIAMIVTNNDIREAFIKDIEYQVDIEGVISETEQVVINQTLLTDTPLNLTLPLTLLTTDALQLLTILDAGQSLNYHATGVFHVDEPVLDLFDLPVDITGTASVDVGFEDFYEQPETTVNSINGSYTTSGFPVPVSYTFDLDVNCDIQNMDSRDVIIDEVEYVVYVEGKQSETHLYSDTYSTDLSIAGNGTVSLTLPVLLILNSTEGLQLAQALLDGYADYVIEGTFHVINADGTAADFVLPLYDEGTVPASVVAGK